The following coding sequences are from one Syngnathus acus chromosome 14, fSynAcu1.2, whole genome shotgun sequence window:
- the LOC119133258 gene encoding E3 SUMO-protein ligase ZBED1-like has translation MAKMDKKNNEHFEMEISEVEPNEGEDELVTKRGAVSVVWRYFGFKKYDYDQKNILCKICFIKVAATGGNTSNLLHHLCRRHVSEYEECMKLKTAPFTSAGNQRTIQETTTRGAPYDRKSKRWTDITNAITIHLAKDLVALNTVEKEGFKHMIKTLDPRYEVPNRKYFSQVAIPNLYEKRRTKLETDMAAVRHYALTTDMWFSRTMEPYFGVTVHFISDDWSLQSHCLQTSYFPEDHTGELLAAGLQEALESWGLSEEKLVAITTDDGEKVTKAVELNRWTRLQCFGHRLHHAIEKGVRDDRIQHAIGVCKKVVSTFSYSSKKRRDLAIVQNYLGLPNHMLTTETPTRWGSRQTMIQRVLEQERAINHVLKDDKKCRHLVPSWQDLDVLEAVNKALSPLQDFTDALSGEQYISVSYLKPVLKLFNTSILAEDGKDTQLTKDVKNNILADLNEKYSDPVADDLLDMASLLDPRFRTKYIDEEKVERVLSRAVKEIVSLMKTERDRFPGAAGSEAEPDPPTKVKRRKTLASFFKRQGGAMTEEESIRNELTIYLQITEVDSDVDPFEWWRCHQTNFPRVAQLARQYLCIPATSAPSERAFSTDGNVVPCHRDALKPDAVDRLVFLAQNL, from the exons ATGGCTAAGATGgataagaaaaacaatgaacattttgaaatggaaattTCAGAAGTCGAACCAAATGAGGGGGAAGACGAACTTGTGACGAAAAGAGGAGCCGTGTCTGTGGTTTGGAGGTATTTTGGTTTCAAAAAATACGACTACgaccaaaaaaacattttatgcaaGATTTGCTTTATTAAAGTTGCTGCCACTGGGGGGAACACGAGCAATTTGCTCCACCATCTTTGCCGTAGACACGTTTCGGAATATGAAGAATGTATGAAGTTAAAAACGGCGCCCTTTACATCGGCTGGCAATCAAAGAACAATTCAAGAGACGACTACCAGAGgggctccatacgataggaaaAGCAAACGCTGGACCGACATAACTAACGCAATCACCATCCACCTCGCAAAAGACCTGGTTGCTCTGAATACAGTCGAAAAAGAAGGCTTCAAGCACATGATCAAGACATTGGATCCCCGCTATGAAGTACCGAACAGAAAGTACTTTAGCCAAGTTGCAATCCCGAACTTGTACGAGAAGCGCCGAACGAAGCTGGAAACAGACATGGCGGCCGTGCGCCACTACGCCTTGACCACTGATATGTGGTTTAGTCGCACCATGGAGCCCTATTTCGGCGTGACAGTTCACTTTATCAGTGACGACTGGTCGTTGCAAAGTCACTGTCTGCAGACCAGCTACTTTCCTGAGGACCACACTGGAGAACTACTTGCAGCAGGCCTGCAGGAGGCGCTTGAGTCCTGGGGGCTTTCTGAGGAGAAACTCGTAGCCATCACTACCGACGATGGCGAGAAGGTCACGAAAGCTGTGGAACTGAACAGGTGGACTCGACTCCAGTGCTTTGGTCACAGACTTCACCATGCCATAG aGAAAGGTGTGAGAGACGACCGCATACAGCACGCCATTGGCGTGTGCAAAAAGGTTGTGTCCACCTTCTCGTACTCAAGTAAAAAAAGGAGGGATCTGGCCATTGTTCAGAACTATCTGGGTCTTCCAAACCACATGCTCACGACAGAGACGCCGACCAGGTGGGGCTCGCGTCAAACCATGATCCAAAGAGTGCTTGAGCAAGAGCGGGCCATTAATCACGTTCTAAAAGACGACAAGAAATGCAGACACTTAGTCCCGAGTTGGCAAGATTTGGACGTTCTAGAGGCCGTCAACAAGGCGCTGAGCCCACTCCAGGACTTCACAGACGCTTTGTCAGGAGAGCAATACATCAGCGTATCCTACCTCAAGCCGGTGCTCAAGCTCTTCAACACATCCATCCTGGCCGAGGACGGGAAGGACACCCAGCTGACAAAGGACGTGAAGAACAACATCTTAGCCGATTTGAACGAGAAATATTCGGACCCGGTCGCTGACGATCTGCTCGACATGGCGTCGCTTCTCGACCCGCGCTTTCGAACCAAGTACATTGATGAAGAAAAGGTGGAGAGGGTTCTGTCCAGAGCCGTCAAGGAGATTGTGTCACTAATGAAGACTGAGCGGGACAGGTTCCCCGGGGCTGCAGGTTCAGAAGCGGAACCCGATCCACCCACCAAGGTAAAACGAAGGAAGACTTTGGCCAGCTTTTTCAAAAGGCAGGGCGGCGCAATGACGGAAGAGGAAAGCATCAGAAATGAGCTGACAATCTACTTGCAGATTACAGAGGTGGACAGTGATGTGGACCCTTTCGAGTGGTGGAGATGCCACCAGACGAATTTCCCTCGCGTTGCTCAGCTAGCGCGGCAGTATTTATGCATCCCCGCCACCAGCGCGCCATCAGAGAGAGCGTTTAGCACCGACGGCAACGTGGTCCCGTGTCACAGGGACGCGCTCAAACCGGATGCTGTGGACCGTCTGGTTTTCCTGGCTCAAAATTTGTAA